In the Arachis stenosperma cultivar V10309 chromosome 8, arast.V10309.gnm1.PFL2, whole genome shotgun sequence genome, CCGGAAAACCGGTGAACCGGTGCCATAACTGGTCCGGGTGAGTAATCTGACCGGACAAGGAGTCGAACCGGAAAGACCCGTATTGAACCGGCCGGGTTTGATCAGAACCGATGAACCGGCGGATTTCGTTTAACCCGGACcggttcgaaaattaatttttttttgttttatacgttggaaacgacgtcgtttctttattaaaaaaaaaaaaaacttgctGCTGAGTGCTGTAACTTGTAAGCCGTAACCCTAGCCTCCATCCCCTGTTTCACACTTCCCCTTCCCATTCCCAAACTTTGAGAGACCACCATGACACCATCACCATGAGAGCTGAGAGCTGAGAGATAGAGAAGTGCGCCACTCACTCAGCCCCGTTCAGCTTCAACCAGCACGGCACTCACCTCACCACCGCATCCAGAGCAGTGCGCCACTCACCACCGCCAAGAAGGCAGAAGCCCGTCCACGGTCCATCATCGCCTACTGCTCGTCGCTCTTCTCTGCTCGTCGCTCCGGTCACCCTCGTCTCTGCTCGTCGCTCCGGTCTCCCTCTTCTCTGGTCTGGTCTCTGCTCGTCGCTCCATTCCTCCAGCTCCAGGGTTCAGCCGTCCAGCCAGGTAAGTAActaagtatttttaattttttaattttttgaagtTAATTGATTATTGTAGATTGATTATGTATGTTGGTTACTTGGTTCTGTTTGATTTGTGTTAGAATTTAGATTGTTGGTTGTTCAAATAATTTTAGGTTGTTGATTTCTGTTTAATTTAGATTGTTGATTTCTGTCCAGATGAGAACATGAACAAGACCACATATTTTTCTGTTTGATCTCTCATttcttgatttatttttttatttcttttcagtTTGTTGATTATCCATTGTTGGTTGCTGTTGTATATTAATTAGTAGTTAGTGCCTTAGTGGATTGTTGTGTATTATTCTTGGAGATTAGTCATTTAGTCTTGGATCTGGTTGATTAGGAATTTAGGATGGCTTCATCAAATACACCATCAGAAACACCAACTTCTCAGGAACAAGGATCAACTCCTGATCCTTCAATTGGAACCCAAAAAAATAGTAACAGAGGAAAAACTGATCCTGCATGGGGCCATTGTAAACAAGTTTTGGATAAAGAAAAAACTGCTTTGGTATGTATTTATTGCGAGAAGCTTATTAGAGGTGGAGGAATTAACCGGGTTAAGCATCATTTGGCTGGAAAAGGCGGAGATATTGAGGCATGTCGAAAGGTGCCAGCTGTGGTGAGACACCAATTCAATCAAAACATTGAAGATCTTCGaaccaagaaaaggaaaactcAAGAAGAATATGCAGAAAGTTATGGTGCTTGTGATGACGTTGAAAGGGAATTTGATGAGATTGAACGTAATGAGATGTGACAACAACAAGCATCAAGAATTCCAACACCTAGCTCTAGAAAGGGAGTTGGAAAACAAGTCAAGGGATTACAATCCTTTTTTCCACCGGCAGCAACACCTGGAGCTCAACCAAGTATTAAAAGTGTTCTCCAAAGCAAAGAAATTGTGGAGAAGTGTGATATTGCTATTGCAAGATGGATGATGGATGCCTCTGTGCCATTCAATGCGGTTAATTCAGCTTATTATCAGCCGATGATTGATGCTATTGCAAACATGGGTGCAGGGTATAAAGGGCCTAATTACCAAAGAGTTCGTGGATATTTGTTGAGTAAATTGGTTGAAGATGTAAAGAAGATGATTGAAGGTTATCGTGTGATTTGGAAACAAACTGGATGTACTATCATGGCTGATGGATGGACTGATCGTTGTAGACGtactttaattaatttcttaGTTTATTGCCCTAAAGGAACTGTTTTCCTAAAGTCAGTTGATGCTTCTCATATCTCGAAAACTGCTGAGGCTTTGTTTAAGTTGCTTAGGAATGTTGTGTTATTTGTTGGTCCTGAGAATGTTGTACATGTAGTGACGGATAATGCTGCAAATTACGTTGCTGCTGGAAGGTTGTTGGAATCGGAGTTTCCTAGATTGTATTGGTCTCCTTGTGCGGCACATTGTATTAATCTGATGTTGCAGGATATTGGGAAGTTTGTGGAAGTGACTGAAACTGTGTCACAAGCTTCAATGATTACGAAATATATCTATAATCACTGCCATCCTTTGTACTTGATGAGGCAGCTCACAGGCGGCCGAGAAATACTTCGTCCAGCTCCAACTCGATTCGCCACTAATTTCATTGCTTTGCAAAGTATTTTGGCTCAAAAGGATGCATTGAGAGCTATGGTGACATCTAGAGAATGGACAAGTTCAGCTTACTCTAAAGAAGCCAAAGCAAAAAAGTTTGTGGATCAAGTCTTAGATTCTAAATTTTGGAATCAATGCACTGATATTGTTAAGCTTACGGAGCCACTTGTTCATGTATTGCGTATTGTGGATAGTGAAGATAGAGCTGCAATGGGTTTCCTTTATCAAGCTATGTATAAGGCTAGGGAAGACATGGTGAAGAGgtttcaaaaaagaaagagggTTGTTGAACCTTATTTGAAGATTTTAGATTCACGTTGGGATTTACAACTTAAAAGAAACCTTCATGCTGCTGGTTATTGGTTAAATCCAGCTTTTCGatttaattatgcagaatttGACAAGCACAAAGACACAATTTCTGGCCTACTAGATGTGATTGAGAGGTATGCTTACGGTGATGCTGATTTGATTACTAAATTGACAAGTGAGAAGAGAATATTTAAGAATGCTGAAGGAGACTTTGGGAGACAGTCTGCAATACGTGAGCGAAGCACTGTGATGCCTGGtaaattttgtattaaaattagttttttatgattgtgatatgtttaagatttgatttttatgattgtgattgttttctttttatgttAAGATCAATGGTGGGAATCTTATGGATGTGGAGCACCAAACCTGCAAAAGTTAGCAATTCGTGTTTTGAGTCAAACTTGCAGTTCTTCAGGTTGTGATCGTAACTGGAGCATTTTCGAACACATTCACTCAAAGAAAAGGAATCGGTTAGAGCATCAAAAGCTTAATGATCTTGTTTATGTTCATTACAACTTAAGGCTACAACAAAGgtacttttttattattctttcttgaaggcattatttaaaatttttagtcaTAATAAGAATAATCAAGTTAATTGATAATATAGGAACCGAATGAGAAAGCAAAGTTATGATCCAATTTGTCTTGATGCATTTGAGGATCATTCAGAATGGATAATGGAAGATTCACCACCAGTTTTAACTCCTGAAGAAGTTGATGCTTTACGGAATGATCTTGCAAATATGTCTCTTCAATCAACTTTAGATGATTTGGGTATGTTGTTGTTAGGAATGATTTTGTAATGCTTTAACCAAATGTTTTGCCGTATTATTGATTATGATTTGTGAAACATTATTGAAATGCTAGATGAATTGAATCTGGAAGATGATCGAGATGATGGTGAAGCTAATAATACTTCTGTGGAAAATGCAAATCAGAATGAAACCAATCAGGATGTAGCTCCAGATTTGTTAGATGAAGAAAGATTTCCAGACTTTGAAGTTACTCCTTGGATATAATCCATGAATTGTTGTTTTCATTATGTTAAATTGAGTTGTTCATGTAATAGACTAATAGTActaaattttatgtttattcTCGTATTACTACTTATTTTTAGGATTTGAGATTTAATGTTTGTTAAAATATTATTGGAGATAtgttttttaacttttaatttttaagtttttagcTATTTTATACATTTTACTTATGTGGGACCGGGTTAACCGGTTCAACCAGTGACCCACCGGTTGAACCAGTGACCCAGTGACCCAGTAGCCTGACCGGTtcgatcaccggttcggttctgacaactatgcCTGTCAGTGGCGGaacttgaaataaaattttgggGGGCCACATAGAAGATAATTGTCAAAATGCTTTTGATATAGACCCCATTTAAGATAAGCTCGTCTAATCTCATCTTTCTGGTTTTGGTGATATTGCCAAATTTAAAGTCGTTTTTCAGGATCTCGTTCCaaaaaattaaggtcaaactcatcagatgtaactttttgaacttttaaaatttgtatctcacttttttcgcgattcattaaagtaaaaaaattatctacatgtgttgatattgtaaaaattatatgttctccttcttaaatattagcctttctcttaaaaaatgcatcaattctttgattttttttattattattttatataaaaatttgaatatatatcctgTAGAATATATAAAGAAGAAGTTAGAaggacaaatattaaaatttataatatttattgaattttttaaatcaatttatacaaatacaataatattaatacttattgaatattctattattttttatcatataaaaaattaaattaaataaatagtaaaatataaaataatattaaattaaataaataaaaatatctaattttttatatttaaacttAAAGGTAGAGAGAGTGTTGCTTATTAAACTTATTGGGTACTTTAAGTCATaataaagtatttaaaccaattgaattattttttatcttttaaaaaagtactactaatttttttataaaaagtttggGGGCCATGGCCCCCCTTGTCTGAACTAAGCTCCACCACTGGCCCCTGTATCAGCTAGaattttatgtgttttttttgcgatgcaggtattaaattattaatgatCATCAAGGATATGGACACATGATAACAATATTAGCCTTTTGAGTTAAGAATGTAAACCCTTCCGAGATTACTCTAGACATATAAGtgaaagttatggtgattttaCTAGTTATTTTAATGATTATATACCATTGTACAAATAGAAATTATGTAAACTAGTTTCCCTTCATTGATACGATTTGGCATCTTTTATTAGGTCTCAAATTTAGCTATTTCTTTTCATTatccaaaaaaacaaaaactataATAAGCACATAAGAAACTGCCATTCTTAATATTTAATGTGAATAACTTTAAAGTGTGAACGGTCATGTCTTTAAATTTGTCTCAATGTAAAGCAGACGGCCTTTAAATATTATAGTATGGTATAGTATACtgttcattattttattatatttataaatttaattttaatatattaacaGTATAAAATGTGTTATACAATTGTgtaattatatttgttattttgGATGATTATTCGTAtcgttaataaaaaaaatagctattttttgttaaagttattttttattgtacaatgtatcaaaattaaattttatatttattagtaATACTAGTTAATGCTACTAGCAACTTTTGAAGCTAAGATTGAAGCCTATTTTAAAATATTGCCATGCAAGACTATATTATTACCTCCTGATTATAGATCCTTTAAGAGATGCGAAGGCGTCAAACACcacacaagaagaaaattagttcaaaaaatataaataaaatccaGTCAAATCTCACTATATAATTTTAGTAAGAGAATCTTACTTTTGGCGTTCTTGTGGTGGAAGATTAATATATTGCTCTAAAATTTCATCAAAGCTTCAAAACATAAAAGAGAAGTGAGTTATGCATGTGCTATTCTAATACATCTAACGCTTtacataaaaatgaaaaattattaaGTGCTTTAAGTATAAATTATAACTCTTACACTATGTATTGATTAAACAACAAGTTGAGTATTTATGATAAAGTTCTTTAGTGTTTGTagttaaaatgattaaaaaaagtaaatcaTTTTATTGTACACTCAGAGTGCTTAATAATAATTCCATAAAAATGAATAAATGTTTGTACCTCAGAGTTATTGAACGTTGTGTTGGAAGAGAAGAGAGCGGGTCTGCCAGAAGGAGAGAACGTGATGAGAGCAATATCAACATCACAAAGAACAGAAAGCTTATAACCTTTCTTGACGAGACCATTCCTCCTCTTAGAGAATGTAATTTGCCTGTTTCTTACGTTCTCAATCTTCTTGATAGGAACCTTCACTCTCCCCATATCTATCACCTTTATTCTTTCGCTTTCTGTGTGTACAGTTGTTTACAATGAACGCGAGAATGTTGAATTGACAAAGTTAAGCATATGTATTACCTAGATAGTTGAAAAAAGTATGcaagaaaagaggaagaaatATGAACTGAGATTTTGTCTTTATCAGACCAATTAAACAAAGTGACGCCAGAGAAGAGAATGAACTAACCAACATAAACTATGGCGGTTTATATGTTCATAAATTAATACTCACCCACCGGAATTGTGTTGTTTTCATATTCAGAAGATGAGGATCCTAAGGTGAACATCATCTTCATCTAAAATTTATTTGGTGATGGTAATGAAAGAAACTTAATCTGAGATTTTATCAGTATCAGCATCAGGCCAGTTAAATAAGGTGACACCACAAAAGTGGAAAGAAACTAACCATTAATCAACGTAAAAATTGTtaggattaatttttttatccatagaaaagataagaattttattaatagcatttgatattttttaaaatttttattaataataaaattcaataaaattaataatgttAAATAACTAATATGCCAAcattagttttttaatttattttatttatctcaaattttagattttaaattaaaaaattttcatcctaaattttaaattataactctaaaatatttgaaaagaaaatgatcataaatatactaaactataaaatagataaaaaaatttataattaataacattcaaataaatatttattcacTAAAACAAAATATGTTCAAACATATATTTACTttcaattaagaaaaaaaattatatcaattttttattttctcaaaatTATTTCGATATTTATTATAGTATATTTCTTTTCATGAAAACATTAATAAAATATGGTGAAGttggtttgattttgaattaGTTAATTAGTAGTAATTACATGTATTATcatagctttttttttcttgttaatcACATTATTTCTCAGTTTGAAATATCAAGAACAAATTTATTGTGGATCTTAACTCCATTTAAAGGGTGATAATATTTCAATAGAttttgtggttgttgttctttttaATTCCAGttactttgtttttttttttttattaaaagggATCCTGTTGCTTAGAATTTTGGACTCAAgacatttttttgtttaaaatagttgactcaaaaaaataataaaaaaattttaattaactcTTTTATACATccagaaaatacaaaaaaaagctAAAATATACTTATTCTAGTTACTTGTAAACccgtaaaaaataaaaatatgtacCGTCACACACAAAtagaaatcacaaaatctaaacatttttattaaatgttgaaaagaaaaaagaaaatatcaattagTAGAACACAAATATCAAACCTTTCGGTATATATCAACTGAAGATGCTCACCTGTTCTGTTGTACGACATGAAACATTTCATTTCAAAAATTGTAGGCGTCGAGTGAACTGCTgcggttttttttttaaagaaaggAGGCTTAACAGCCccaaatgaaaaaataattacaacTCATAGACAAAACAGGGTAGGATAACCCTTGTATCAGCTagaattttatgtatttttttgcGATGCAGGTATTAAACTATTAATGATCATCAAGGATATGGACACATGATAACAAGTGTTAGCCTTTTGAGTTAAGAATGTAAATCCTTCCGAGATTACTCTAGACATAGAAGTGAAAGTTATGGTAATTTTACTAGTTATTTTAATGATTATATACCATTGTACAAATAGAAATTTTATAAACTATTTTCTGTTCATTGATACGATTCGgcatcttttatttgatctcaAATTTAGCTATTTCTTTTCATTAtccaaaaaatgaaaattataaTAAGCCAGTTTGAAGTTTGAACCGATTATAAAGCACATAAAAAACTGCCATTCTTAATGTTTAATGCGAATAAATTTAAAGTGAACGGTCATATCTTTAAATTTGTCTCAATGTGAAGCAGACGACCTTTAAATATTATAGTATAGTGTAGTATACtgttcattattttattatatttataaatttaattttaatatattaatagtataaaatgTGTTATACAATTGTgtaattatatttgttattttgaATGATTATTAGTAtcgttaataaaaaaaatagctaTTTTTTGTTAAAGTTATTTTTCATTGTacaatgtatcaaaattaaattttatatttattagtaATACTAGTTAATGCTACTAGCAACTTTTGAAACTAAGATTGAAGCGTATTTTAAAATATTGCCATGCAAGACTATATTATTACCTCTTGGTTATAGATCCTTTAAGAGATGCGAAGGCGTCAAACAccacagaagaagaaaaatagttcaaaaaatataaataaaatcaagTCAAATCTCACTATATAATTTTAGTAAGAGAATCTTACTTTTTGACGTTCTTGTGGTGGAAGATTAATATATCGCTCTAAAATTTCAACAAAGCTTCAAAACATAAAAGAGAAGTGAGTTATGCATGTTCTATTCTAATACATCTAATGCTTtacataaaaatgaaaaattattaaGTACTTTAAGTATAAATTATAACTCTTACACTATGTATTGATTAAACAACAAGTTGAGTATTTATGATAAAATTCTTTAGCGTATGTagttaaaatgattaaaaaaagtaaatcaTTTTATTGTACTCTCAGAGTGCTTAATAATAACTCCATCAAAATGAATAAATGTTTGTACCATAGAGTAATTGAACGTTGTACTGAAAAAGAAGAGAGCGAGTCTGCCAGAAGGAGAGAACGTGATGAGAGCAACATCAACATCACAGAGAACAGAAAGCTCATAAGCTTTCTTGACGAGGCCATTCCTCCTCTTAGAGAATGTAATTTTCCTGTTTCTTATGTTCTCAATCTTCTTGATAGGAACCTTCACTCTCCCCATATCTATCACCTTTATTCTTTCACTTTTTGTGTGTACAGTTATTTACAAGGAACAAGAGAATGTTGAATTGACAAAGTTAAGCATATGTATTACCTAGATAGTTGAAGAAAGTATGcaagaaaagaggaagaaacATGGGTTGAGATTTTGTCTTTATCAGACCAATTAAACAAGGTGACGCCAGAGAAAGGAAGGAACTAACCAACATAAAACTATGGCGGTTTATATAATCATAAATTAATACTCACCCCCGAAAATTGTGTTGTTTTCATATTCAGAAGATGAGGATCCCAAAGTGAACATAATCTTCATCTAAAATTTGTTTGGTGATGACAATGGAAGAAACTTAAATTG is a window encoding:
- the LOC130945598 gene encoding uncharacterized protein LOC130945598, which produces MASSNTPSETPTSQEQGSTPDPSIGTQKNSNRGKTDPAWGHCKQVLDKEKTALVCIYCEKLIRGGGINRVKHHLAGKGGDIEACRKVPAVVRHQFNQNIEDLRTKKRKTQEEYAESYGACDDVEREFDEIEPTPGAQPSIKSVLQSKEIVEKCDIAIARWMMDASVPFNAVNSAYYQPMIDAIANMGAGYKGPNYQRVRGYLLSKLVEDVKKMIEGYRVIWKQTGCTIMADGWTDRCRRTLINFLVYCPKGTVFLKSVDASHISKTAEALFKLLRNVVLFVGPENVVHVVTDNAANYVAAGRLLESEFPRLYWSPCAAHCINLMLQDIGKFVEVTETVSQASMITKYIYNHCHPLYLMRQLTGGREILRPAPTRFATNFIALQSILAQKDALRAMVTSREWTSSAYSKEAKAKKFVDQVLDSKFWNQCTDIVKLTEPLVHVLRIVDSEDRAAMGFLYQAMYKAREDMVKRFQKRKRVVEPYLKILDSRWDLQLKRNLHAAGYWLNPAFRFNYAEFDKHKDTISGLLDVIERYAYGDADLITKLTSEKRIFKNAEGDFGRQSAIRERSTVMPDQWWESYGCGAPNLQKLAIRVLSQTCSSSGCDRNWSIFEHIHSKKRNRLEHQKLNDLVYVHYNLRLQQRNRMRKQSYDPICLDAFEDHSEWIMEDSPPVLTPEEVDALRNDLANMSLQSTLDDLDELNLEDDRDDGEANNTSVENANQNETNQDVAPDLLDEERFPDFEVTPWI